A single region of the Streptococcus sanguinis genome encodes:
- a CDS encoding NUDIX hydrolase: protein METKEIAKTIQRLLSITETGLAFSRDEFDRERYLELRQLLGHLLADWSDLDEKELAELLRPTDFYATPLIDVRAVLVRDGKVCLVKGKNEKTWALPGGFCEVGLSPKENIVKEVQEETGFNVSVSRLLAIFDTNKFQFQSKQYAKLVFECQIEDGDFQPNTEIEELAFFDIQSLPELSSKRTTKEQLEILWEIYQGDRGQYLD, encoded by the coding sequence ATGGAAACTAAAGAAATTGCAAAAACCATTCAACGTCTCCTTTCTATTACAGAGACAGGTCTAGCATTTAGTCGTGATGAATTTGATCGAGAGCGTTACTTAGAACTCCGTCAGCTTTTGGGACACCTCCTGGCTGATTGGTCAGATTTGGATGAGAAAGAATTGGCAGAGCTGTTGCGCCCAACGGATTTTTATGCCACTCCCTTGATTGATGTCCGAGCTGTACTGGTTCGAGACGGAAAAGTCTGTTTAGTCAAGGGTAAAAATGAGAAAACTTGGGCTTTACCAGGCGGCTTTTGTGAAGTCGGCCTATCTCCTAAGGAAAATATCGTCAAGGAAGTCCAAGAAGAAACGGGATTTAATGTTTCAGTTTCGCGTCTGCTTGCAATTTTTGATACTAATAAATTTCAATTTCAGAGTAAGCAATATGCTAAACTGGTCTTCGAGTGTCAGATAGAGGATGGAGATTTTCAGCCTAATACAGAAATAGAAGAGTTAGCTTTCTTTGATATCCAATCTTTACCAGAATTATCTTCTAAGCGGACGACAAAAGAACAGTTGGAAATCCTTTGGGAGATTTATC